ATAAAGTGCCTGCACCAACTCATGGACCAGGTAGAGAATATCCATATGTTACTGCCGCACAAGCTTTGGAAAATATTCCAGAAGAAGCTGCAAATCATGAATTTACAAGACATAAGCAGAAAGTGATTGATATGTTAAATCATATTCCACCTGGTGAAAATGCGTGGTATGAAGGGATTCCGGAACATCTTCGTTTAAATGTAAAGGGTGCAAAATTAAGCCAAATTTATAAAAGATTAAATCCTAATACACCTTCTTATACAATTACAGGAAGTGGCGGAGGTGGGACCCATGGCTATCATTGGGACGAGCCACGTGCATTAACTAATCGTGAACGAGCTAGGATACAAACGTTCCCAGACGATTTCATCTTCTCAGGTGGAAAAGAAAAGGTTCGTCAGCAGATTGGAATGGCAGTGCCACCGCTTGCGGCAAAAATCATTGTAGAGTCCGTATTGAAAACGTTAGCGGGTGTAGAATATGAATATACACAGCCGAAATGGAATATTAATAAACTATTAGGAGAACAAGAGCTACCTGCGCTTGTATAAAATAAGAGGCTGTTCCTAGGGGAACAACCTCTTATTTTTAGTTTTGGTTTATTTCCTTATATAGAGAAGGAAATGTGACGAATCCTTTATTGTTAATTGCACGTAAGAATAGCAATACTCTTTCTTCTTTTGATAAATTATTTTCTATACAATAGTCTAAGAAGCTTAATAAAGTTTTTGCGTTCATTATAAAACCTTTTACTTCACGACCAGCAATATGATTTTTAGCTTTTTCAGTAATTTTACCTAAATTTCTTTCTCCACCGATTTGATCAGCTGCAATATAACCAAAGAAGCTTACATTTCTCCCTTGATATCCCTCGTAATTTGGAATATATTCACTTGCCATATGGGAAGCAAGGTTTGCTGGAAGAGAGAACTTACTACTACGGTAATTTTTAGCATCAATTAGCCCTAATCCATTATTTCCATATAATAAAACAATTTCGATTTCCGTATGATCACCGGTTGTGGATTTTGGTCGCATAACAACGGTGAACCCGATTTGAGTTAAAATCTCACCAGTTTTGTCCTCGAACGCTAGATTATCTTTTTCTGATAAATAAGCTTCATAAAAGTCTTCATTTGAGAATGCATAACCTTGCTCTTCTAATTTTTCTTCAATAATTGATAAAGATTCAATTGGATTGAATCCAGCTATTTCTAGTAATTCTATTGCTCTGTCTTTGTTATCTTCGGATAGAACGGATACTCCTGATAGAGCTTCTTGAATAAGTAATGTCCGTTTACCTTTATTTGTAGCCGGTTTTTTATCATGAAAATGAGTTGCTTTATAGCTAGCTATATCTAGTCCATTATTTTCGGCCATCCGTTCTAAAGAAAACTGATAACGATTATTAAAAGGATATCGTTTGTCATACTCCTCTATTTTTTGTGTTATTTCTTCAATGTGTATAGGGTTAACACGTAAGCATTCTCCACGAATATATTCTACAAATCCTGTGTAATCACAAAGTAACATGAATGTATGTGCTACATCTGAATGAGCTGTTTCGAATCCACGTGCAGCACTGTCAGAGCGGCTACGATGTTCATATTGCTCGGCGATACCCATTTTTATTTGTTTTTTTTCTTCTTCATTTGCCTTACGGAATTTTAGAATGTTTTGCGTTACTTGATGTAATTGATTATCCTTTGACGCCGTTAACACAAAGTAAGTTATTTCTTCTTTTGTTACATAATATCCTAGTGATTTTTGATTGGCTAATTTAATTAGGAAACGCGCTGGGCGAATTTTGAAATAAGATACAAATTTCGGTCTGAACCCTGTTTCCATAAAATAGGCATTTGGTATTTGTAAAGTAAGAATTTGTTTCGAAATATTTTCGAACACATTCTCTCTATTCAGTAAAGCCTTACCTACCTTAGTAGGAACTAAATATCCACTTTCATTTATGTATATATAAGCGAATGTTTTTAACATGGCGACCCATGTACGACCGCCAGAACCATCAGTACTAATAGTAGGTGTTTTTAATTCTCTATTTCCTAGGACTTCTTCATACCTTCTATGTAATTCTCTATTTCCTTTCCAAGGATGTTGAAAATTATTTGTGGCCTCTTGTAGTGCGCTGAGGGCAAGAGCGTGAAATTTTGGGTCTCTTTCTGGACGGGTAATAAACCATATCTTTCTTTCTGTCATTCATGTTCCTCCTAATTACCTATGTAATTCACTGCTTTATATCTATGTATTGTTGATTTCTTTTTTATTATGTTAATACTTTTTATGGTAGCATAATTGGCATAAAAATGGTTTTAATTTTTATAAGTTATTTATATATGAAAATGATTTATAGGATGATTGACAGAAACCTAAGTTACCTAAAAATAAAACTCTATTTGGATGTATTTCAATTAGGTTGAATGCTAAGAAAGAGATGGGGAGGATTGAAGTTCTCTTCGAAATGCTATTTTATTGAATATATGGTGGTTTATGAAATATAATTACTCTATGCACTTAATAATTTTAATATTATATTTAAGGAATGGAGGGGTTTTTCATGGCAAATGCTGGCGATTTTTTTATAACTACTTTGAGAAAAGCTCATTTAGAATGGGGATCTTATAGGCACACTAGTACAAGAGGTGTTGTTTACGGTGAAGGATACTTGCAAGTACCTAGGTATGAAGCGAAAAGAATAGGAATTTATAATAGTAATCATCCTGGACAGATGAATATCCTTACATGTAGTTCAGCGGATGGTTTTTTAGAGAATGTTACAGTAAAAGCAGCTGGTTCTATGAAAGCTAGGGATGAGTATGCTAAACAATTACAGGGGAATGGGGATTTACAATTATTTGGAGATTGGTTTAATCATATTAATGCACAAGTGGGAGATAGAGTAAAAATTACTTGGGTTACTTCGAATGCTATTGTAATAGAGAAGATTTAATTTGAAAAACTATTGAATATATTTCTTAAATAAAGTTGGTTTTTTTCTGTAATAATGCTACGTTTTAATAATTATTATAGAAAAGGTATTCGGAATTTTAATATAAAAGAGCTTCTCTAGAGAGAAGTTCTTTTGTATGTACAAAATAGTTTAGAAGTCCTGAGATGTAATTAAGCATTTGTTTTAAATATTAAAAAGGTGGGTATTTATGAGGCCAATTGATATAAAGAAAGTAGAAGAGTTTAAAAAAAGTTTTCAGGCAAAGAAGAAAAAGGGAGGGCTCCTTGAATATATTAAATTGGAATATGAAACGAAGGGAATGGAATTTCATAGACTGTTTTTACATAGTGGATGTGCTTTGGGAATGAGTCTAGGTGATTTAAATCTTTTATTAGAGAAGTTAAATTCGTTAAATTTAGAAATTTATTCCTTAATTGCCAAAGATATTGAATTTGCAATTTATTTAAATGAAAGAATTAAGGGTTGTAATAATATAATTAAGGTGGCTTATTTAAATTCTAATAAAAAAATATATATCGAGGATTTATTTTCTTATTTAGAGTATGTAAATTTCAATATGCGTAATAGTGGGATAGGTATAGATGATAAAACATATGAAAGTGAAATTCTTAATTCGCAATATAACCATCTTTTAGATAGCTTTCCAGGCATAATTGAATTTATCAAAGAGTATGGCATTAAAGCAAGGCTTAAAGAGCCAAAGAGAATTAATAAGGAATGTAAGACAATATTTCAAGTAATTGCTACTAAGTATTCTTTGAGGAATTTTTTTCTTTCATTATCAACAGAGTTAATAAAACCAGAAAAATTAGAAAATTATAAAGTGAAGAATATAGATGTAGGGAAAGTGTTTTTTTTAAGACATAACGTACCATATTGGTCTAGTTTAGAAAGGTATAGGGATCTGAATTTTACTTATCAACAGGATCATATTATAGATAGTCAAGAAATGTTTGACATAATGAAGAAAACAAAGAGTATAAAATCATATTCTGGAGGAGAGATTCTTCATATGGATCTTTCAAAGGAAAATATTTGGAAAGCTGATACGGATATCTGGTCTGCATTCAAATTATTAGTTCCTATATATGGGGATGAGTGGGTTAAGTTTAGTGTGAAAAACTATGAAGTTGAGTATGTCATTAATGATCTATTAACTGTATACAAAGCTATATATAAATTGGCGTTAGATATTGAAGACAATATGGGGATGGATACTGGCAATTTTATAAAAATATATGGTGAAAAACAATTAATAAGATATTTAGGATTAGAGCAATCTCACAAGATTTTGTTACAGTTTTTATCTTATGATTTAAATGCTAAACAAGAAAATACATCATTTCTTGTAAGGTATAAGCCATTAATGAGACGAGGAGATATATATTATATAATACCAGCTTGGATCCAATGTGTTGCACCTCAAAAAGCTATTGATAAGATCCTTTCAAGTGATGAGATTCAATTGCAGCTGAATGATAAAACGAATAAAGGGTATGTGTTTGAAAAATCAATAGAGTTGTTTTTTAACAAAATTAATATATGTTTTAATAAATTAGATAGGGATGAAGCTAATGGCCTGCCGGAGATAGATGGTATGTTTGTATTAGGTGAATATATATTTATCTTTGATGCAAAAGCTACTATAAAGCCTGAAAATCTTATAGAAGTGTATAATAATTTACAAGGTCATCTTTATAAGGCGTATAATCAATTAGTTGAAAGGCTTAATGTACTAATATCCAGTAAAAAAAATCAAGATCTTATAAAGGAGAAAACAGGAATTGATGTCTCGGGAAAGAGAATTGTTCCTTTTATATTATTAAATCACCATTATTTTAATGGTTATCGAGAATTAAAAATAAACGGTGGGGATCAAGAATACCATATACCTATTATTGATTTCTTTACTTTAAAACAGGTTATGGAATTCAGAAAGATACCTGTTTGGGAGTATAATGAAAAGAGTGAAAGCTATTATAGAAGTGAAATTCCTTTTGAGAATTTTCAAAGTGGAATGGAGTTATCTCTTTATCTGTCGCAACAAATAAAAGGGATGTTAAGTGAGGAGAAGCCAGCATATCAATTGACAGAGGAAGGAATTCTATTTAAAATCGTAAAACCTTTTAAATATAAGGCTAAATGAGAGTAAATTATCATTGTTTTTTTGGGGAGGGATATAAAAATAGAATTAAGGAATTAATGATATTAGTAACAGTTGCAACTTAATTTAGAGAGTAAAATAGAAAAACTGGCCTTTTTGAGAAGAGAAAAGGACAATTTTTCTATTTTTTATTAGTCTGCATATCGAACGCATTTTTATAGCAAGCTCAAATTAAAATATTATTTAAATATCTTTTCACGATGATATTGCATGAATGGTTTATGCATTGGAGAAAGTGACATTGACATATTCATGTTTAAATTATATTTAGAATAATCCTCTACAGGCAGTTTTTCAGAAATGAGTATTTTTCCATGATCATTAAAACTTATAAAACCTTGATCGAAAAGTGCATCGTGCATAACACATAATAACAGGCCATTATATGGATTTGTTTTCTCGGATGAGCTTGATAATTTCCATGGCTTAGCATGGCTAGCTCTTAATAATTCAGGTAGTTTAATTGAGCATATCGCACAATTATGAGCCCAGATATTTAATAATTTTTGCTTGTAAAGTAAATGCCCTATTCTAGCATGAGTTTGCTGAAGCACCTCTGTTCCAGTAAATTCAATTTCTTTGTTTTCTTGGATTTTGTCAAAGAAGTAGTTTGCGAGCTCAAGCGGACAAGGATATAATGAACCATTGTTAGGTGTGCCATCCTGTTGAAAGGCAGCATACATTTCGGGTAAATAATGTACAAATTCTTGTATATATTGTCTGATACGAATAGGTTTTTCGAGATTGTGGAATTCGACTATTAAAGAGAATGAATCATCCCCTTGCACACGGACTTTTTCATGGACGGTACTAATTCCTTTTATATACCCTTTTGCGTAATGAAATAATATTGCATTTTTATTTAATTCAAAAAAACGACGCAAAAAATGGGGAGAATATGATTTTGAATATATTGGAATTTGCAATTTGAACATTGAATTGTTTAAGCATACAAATTGTTCATATTCCTGATGAAGATATAAATATACCATATTCATAATTATGATTTCGCTTTCTTTTTGCGCTTTGCTTTTATCGATTCTTGTACTTTTGGTGGGATACGGCCAAGAAAATAATCTTCTATTAAATCCCAGAATTCCTGTGTTTCAAATTGTTTACGGAATATATATTTTAGCATTTCATTTGAAATGGCGTGCTTATCATAGATGCCTTGTAGGATATGATTTTTATATTTATTCGGATTTTTAGAAATGCTTTCCAACATTAAAGTGGAATTTATACGAATATAGATTTCTGGAGAACTCCCTCCACGAGTTTGATAGTTTAATCCAATAAATGCCTCTAAAATTCCAAATACAACTGTGATTTTTTCTATAATATCTGGCTGGTTTTTACCAACAAATAGTTCATAAGTACCTTCTTCTGTACTAATACAATAATCTGGTTTTATAAACTGTGTAATTAACATTTTTATTTGATTAAAGAAATCCGTATAATTTGGTCCAACTTTATAACCGCGTAGGTCATTTTCACTTATTACATTTTTTACGTTAGAGTTCCCAGTAAAGTTGTTTGTCCGGCTCATCGCTTGTAAAAATACTTGAGCTTTCGAATCAGCCAATTCCTTATCGATTTTAAAACGACGGCTTATAAAATTCCCTAAGTCTTCCTGTTTAAAGAAGGTACCTGTTAAAGCTTGGTTACCAAAGAATTCAGATAATTTTTCTAGTGTATTAAAT
This Bacillus mycoides DNA region includes the following protein-coding sequences:
- a CDS encoding AlwI family type II restriction endonuclease — protein: MTERKIWFITRPERDPKFHALALSALQEATNNFQHPWKGNRELHRRYEEVLGNRELKTPTISTDGSGGRTWVAMLKTFAYIYINESGYLVPTKVGKALLNRENVFENISKQILTLQIPNAYFMETGFRPKFVSYFKIRPARFLIKLANQKSLGYYVTKEEITYFVLTASKDNQLHQVTQNILKFRKANEEEKKQIKMGIAEQYEHRSRSDSAARGFETAHSDVAHTFMLLCDYTGFVEYIRGECLRVNPIHIEEITQKIEEYDKRYPFNNRYQFSLERMAENNGLDIASYKATHFHDKKPATNKGKRTLLIQEALSGVSVLSEDNKDRAIELLEIAGFNPIESLSIIEEKLEEQGYAFSNEDFYEAYLSEKDNLAFEDKTGEILTQIGFTVVMRPKSTTGDHTEIEIVLLYGNNGLGLIDAKNYRSSKFSLPANLASHMASEYIPNYEGYQGRNVSFFGYIAADQIGGERNLGKITEKAKNHIAGREVKGFIMNAKTLLSFLDYCIENNLSKEERVLLFLRAINNKGFVTFPSLYKEINQN
- a CDS encoding HNH endonuclease — its product is MNMVYLYLHQEYEQFVCLNNSMFKLQIPIYSKSYSPHFLRRFFELNKNAILFHYAKGYIKGISTVHEKVRVQGDDSFSLIVEFHNLEKPIRIRQYIQEFVHYLPEMYAAFQQDGTPNNGSLYPCPLELANYFFDKIQENKEIEFTGTEVLQQTHARIGHLLYKQKLLNIWAHNCAICSIKLPELLRASHAKPWKLSSSSEKTNPYNGLLLCVMHDALFDQGFISFNDHGKILISEKLPVEDYSKYNLNMNMSMSLSPMHKPFMQYHREKIFK